In Symmachiella dynata, the following are encoded in one genomic region:
- a CDS encoding DNA cytosine methyltransferase, with protein MVRTSINNSAGVRAIDLFCGAGGSSWGAKLAGAEVVAGFDKWDIAGDAYSANFPDAWFFEGRLEDWTNRQLRSEIKDINLLIASPECTNHSPAKGNSPRCEKSKETAFHVIRFAKVFEPRWIIVENVVNMRNWSRYDEFLDDLIGLGYHVSPQVLDSSLFGVPQTRRRLFLLCDREREPASITSNFAFPIPASSIIVKNSEYRFTPLRQPGRADATLARAERAMDVVGTKRPFLIVYYGSDHAGGWQRLTRPLRTITTLDRFAYVKVKKAQHFMRMLQVPELKAAMGMPMKFSVKTSSRRDSIKLLGNAVCPPVMRAAVRGLTRQA; from the coding sequence ATGGTGAGGACGAGCATAAACAATTCAGCAGGAGTTCGGGCCATCGATTTATTCTGCGGCGCAGGTGGAAGCAGCTGGGGGGCCAAACTCGCTGGTGCCGAGGTCGTCGCAGGATTCGATAAATGGGATATCGCAGGTGATGCGTACTCTGCCAATTTTCCAGACGCATGGTTTTTTGAGGGGCGACTGGAAGACTGGACCAACCGGCAGTTGAGAAGTGAAATAAAAGACATTAACCTCTTGATTGCGTCACCAGAGTGCACCAACCACAGTCCTGCTAAAGGCAATAGTCCGCGTTGCGAGAAAAGCAAGGAAACAGCCTTTCATGTAATACGCTTTGCCAAAGTATTTGAGCCCCGTTGGATCATCGTGGAAAATGTTGTGAATATGCGTAACTGGTCACGCTACGACGAGTTCCTGGATGATCTCATAGGACTCGGCTATCACGTTAGCCCACAGGTGCTTGATTCGTCGCTTTTCGGTGTGCCACAGACGCGACGTAGACTGTTTCTTCTTTGTGATCGAGAACGCGAACCGGCATCGATCACATCCAATTTCGCGTTTCCCATTCCAGCCTCAAGCATCATTGTCAAAAATAGCGAGTACAGATTCACGCCATTGCGACAGCCTGGAAGAGCAGACGCGACGTTGGCACGCGCCGAGAGGGCGATGGATGTCGTGGGAACGAAACGCCCATTTCTAATCGTATACTACGGTAGCGATCATGCAGGAGGATGGCAGCGGCTTACACGTCCCTTACGAACTATTACTACGCTTGACCGTTTTGCATATGTAAAAGTTAAGAAGGCACAGCATTTTATGCGAATGCTTCAGGTGCCGGAATTAAAGGCTGCCATGGGTATGCCTATGAAGTTCTCTGTCAAAACTAGTAGTCGGCGTGATAGTATTAAGTTGCTTGGTAATGCCGTTTGCCCGCCTGTGATGCGAGCCGCGGTGAGGGGTTTAACAAGACAAGCGTGA
- a CDS encoding FKBP-type peptidyl-prolyl cis-trans isomerase has product MRLQFDIQLNRGDFVAKDRDEILTVGARHLIAGFRYGLEGMRVGGMRQFRASPHLCYRDEELQGIPKNAVLVFNIKSVELMG; this is encoded by the coding sequence GTGCGGCTTCAATTCGACATTCAGCTCAACCGTGGCGACTTTGTTGCCAAAGACCGCGACGAGATATTGACCGTCGGTGCCCGGCATCTGATCGCCGGTTTCCGCTACGGCCTGGAGGGGATGCGCGTCGGAGGCATGCGTCAATTCCGAGCGAGTCCGCATTTGTGTTACCGCGACGAAGAGCTTCAGGGCATCCCGAAGAATGCCGTGCTGGTTTTCAACATCAAGTCTGTGGAGCTCATGGGCTAA